CGGCGATGTAGAGGGCCATGCCCAGGCCGTTTTGGGGGTCCACCCCGTACACGTGCCCCTCCACCGCCTCCAGAACCTCCTCGTCCTCTACCCCCCAGGCCTCGGCCAGAACCCGGGCCGCCCGGCCGTGGAGGGAAAGGGGATGGGCCCTTTCCACCTCGTTCTCCGGGGGGGCCAGCCTAAGGAGCTCCTCCTCCCCCAGGTCCCGGGCGGCGTCGTGGAGAAGCCCCGCCAGGTAAGCCCGCTCCCCGTCCAGGCCGTTTTTAAGGGCGATCTCCCGGGCCAGGGCCGCCACCCTCTGGATGTGCGCCCAC
This portion of the Thermus antranikianii DSM 12462 genome encodes:
- the yqeK gene encoding bis(5'-nucleosyl)-tetraphosphatase (symmetrical) YqeK, which translates into the protein MKSTVSTAELEERVKALVRPERWAHIQRVAALAREIALKNGLDGERAYLAGLLHDAARDLGEEELLRLAPPENEVERAHPLSLHGRAARVLAEAWGVEDEEVLEAVEGHVYGVDPQNGLGMALYIADISEPGRGVNGEIRELALSGRLLEAYRLAVGNKVAYLTAKGVPLHPKTLAVYRRLQDAP